The following proteins are co-located in the Pseudoalteromonas sp. N1230-9 genome:
- the mnmC gene encoding bifunctional tRNA (5-methylaminomethyl-2-thiouridine)(34)-methyltransferase MnmD/FAD-dependent 5-carboxymethylaminomethyl-2-thiouridine(34) oxidoreductase MnmC, with product MIKNANIHFNHLGTPVADEFGDVYFSNDDGLAESHYVFYQQNNISQRLQNHDRNHFVIAETGFGTGLNFLNTWQHFTAHLDRQHAEREVQNQHDHSGKKSVSRLHFISFEKYPIKRDDLILALKAWPTLALYSEQLIANYPINLAGCHRLEFANGRVVLDLYFGDVQDSIDAMSYSSEGIIDAWYLDGFAPSKNPDMWQQSLFNKMRTISRSKATLATFTAAGFVRRGLIEAGFIIGKAKGYGKKREMLIGELAESNEQQSAPAYFSHQTSKLNNVAVIGGGIAGSSVLYSLAKRGITTSLFCQDEALAMGASHNVQGAVYPHLQAKNSPHSEMFAHSFLYAMRLYQQLLDAGFDYPHQWCGVLQHAVKQGLADKHQNLANKELWPTELMRNVSACEGDEIAGVDTGYSGVFFEKGGWVNPPALVTALFNAANSLSTINSHFNCHIKQLEKTAAGWLLHTQEQTFGPFSDVINCAGEHCDQFSQTQALPVVGVRGQVSHVQASASSKRLKTVLCHKGYFTPEYQGHHCMGATFEKNSKSREVKQQDNQTNREQLLSFYPNSEFANTLGEITSAKAAVRCTFIDHLPMAGEWAEQSDYTSAFANLRLGKRYQYQTLEKPLQGLHILTGFGARGLCSAPLCAEHLIACLNNEPRPFSERVSQAIHPARFIVRDLIRNKI from the coding sequence ATGATCAAAAACGCAAATATTCATTTTAATCACCTTGGTACACCCGTCGCCGATGAATTTGGCGATGTTTATTTCTCCAATGACGATGGCTTAGCTGAATCGCATTATGTGTTTTATCAACAAAACAATATCTCGCAACGATTACAAAATCATGACCGCAACCACTTTGTGATTGCCGAAACGGGCTTTGGTACAGGGCTTAACTTTTTAAACACATGGCAGCATTTTACAGCTCACCTTGATAGGCAGCATGCAGAGCGAGAAGTTCAAAATCAACACGACCATAGTGGTAAAAAAAGTGTTAGCCGCCTGCACTTTATCTCTTTTGAAAAATACCCAATAAAACGTGATGATCTTATTCTCGCACTCAAGGCATGGCCTACGCTTGCCCTTTATAGTGAACAACTTATTGCAAACTACCCTATCAATTTAGCGGGATGTCACAGGCTCGAGTTCGCTAATGGCCGTGTTGTGCTTGATCTCTACTTTGGTGATGTACAAGACAGCATTGATGCTATGAGCTATTCAAGTGAAGGTATCATTGATGCTTGGTATCTCGATGGCTTTGCCCCTAGTAAAAACCCCGATATGTGGCAACAGAGCCTATTTAATAAAATGCGTACTATTTCGCGCAGTAAAGCCACCCTTGCTACCTTCACCGCAGCAGGATTTGTAAGACGTGGTTTAATAGAGGCTGGCTTTATAATAGGCAAAGCGAAGGGCTATGGTAAAAAACGTGAAATGCTCATTGGCGAATTAGCAGAGTCAAATGAGCAACAATCTGCCCCTGCTTATTTTTCCCACCAGACGAGCAAGTTAAACAATGTGGCTGTGATTGGCGGCGGTATAGCCGGTAGCAGCGTACTGTACTCACTGGCTAAAAGAGGGATTACTACCTCATTATTTTGTCAAGATGAAGCACTTGCTATGGGCGCTTCACATAATGTTCAGGGCGCTGTTTACCCGCACCTACAAGCCAAAAACTCACCGCATAGCGAAATGTTTGCCCATAGTTTTTTATATGCTATGCGCCTTTATCAGCAATTACTTGATGCTGGCTTTGACTACCCTCACCAATGGTGTGGTGTGTTACAACATGCAGTAAAACAAGGCCTTGCCGATAAGCATCAAAACCTTGCCAATAAAGAGCTCTGGCCAACAGAACTAATGCGTAATGTTAGCGCCTGCGAAGGTGATGAAATTGCTGGTGTTGACACAGGCTATTCAGGTGTATTTTTTGAAAAAGGCGGCTGGGTGAACCCACCCGCACTTGTAACGGCACTGTTTAATGCAGCCAACTCACTAAGCACGATTAATAGTCATTTTAATTGCCATATTAAACAGCTCGAAAAAACCGCCGCAGGTTGGCTTTTACATACACAAGAGCAAACATTTGGCCCATTTAGTGATGTGATTAATTGTGCAGGTGAGCACTGCGACCAATTTAGCCAAACTCAAGCATTACCCGTTGTAGGCGTTCGAGGGCAAGTTTCACATGTTCAAGCAAGCGCATCCTCAAAGCGCTTAAAGACCGTGCTCTGTCACAAAGGTTATTTTACGCCTGAGTATCAAGGCCATCACTGCATGGGAGCGACATTTGAAAAAAACTCGAAAAGCCGCGAAGTAAAACAGCAGGACAACCAAACAAACCGCGAGCAACTACTTAGCTTTTACCCAAACAGCGAGTTTGCCAACACCCTAGGTGAGATAACTTCAGCAAAAGCCGCGGTTAGATGTACCTTTATCGATCATCTGCCCATGGCTGGTGAATGGGCAGAGCAAAGTGATTATACCAGCGCATTTGCTAATTTAAGACTAGGTAAACGCTACCAATACCAAACCTTAGAAAAACCTCTACAAGGGCTGCATATACTTACAGGATTTGGGGCGAGAGGACTCTGTAGCGCTCCTTTGTGTGCCGAGCATTTAATTGCCTGCTTGAATAATGAACCAAGGCCATTTAGCGAGCGAGTGAGCCAAGCGATTCACCCTGCCCGCTTTATAGTGCGTGATCTTATTCGCAATAAAATTTAA
- the fabB gene encoding beta-ketoacyl-ACP synthase I, which translates to MRRAVITGIGVVSSIGNNKEEVLESLKQGRSGIAFNQEFADYNLRSNVSGKIDIDVKEFVDRKAMRFMGDAAAYAYISMAQAIADAGLNEEQVSNERTGLLVGSGGGSSKWQVEAADILREKGVKRVGPYMVPRTMASTTSACLATPFKIKGVNYSISSACATSAHCIGHAVEQIQLGKQDVIFAGGGEELHWTLAMEFDAMGALSTKYNETPEKASRTYDANRDGFVISGGGGIVVVEELEHALARGAHIYAEITGYGATSDGYDMVAPSGEGAVRCMKQAMQGIEGGIDYLNTHGTSTPVGDVKELGAIQEVFGGNSPMISATKAMTGHALGAAGVHEAIFSLLMLENNFVAPSINIDELDEQAQGLNIVTERQDVELNTVMSNSFGFGGTNATLVMSKYKG; encoded by the coding sequence ATGAGAAGAGCCGTTATTACGGGCATCGGTGTTGTATCAAGCATCGGTAACAACAAAGAAGAAGTATTAGAATCATTAAAACAGGGTCGCAGTGGTATTGCGTTCAACCAAGAATTTGCTGATTACAACCTACGTAGTAACGTATCTGGCAAAATCGATATTGATGTTAAAGAATTTGTTGATCGTAAAGCAATGCGTTTTATGGGCGATGCGGCTGCATATGCCTATATCTCTATGGCACAAGCAATTGCAGATGCAGGCCTTAACGAAGAGCAAGTTTCGAACGAACGCACAGGTTTATTAGTGGGTTCAGGTGGTGGTTCATCTAAATGGCAAGTAGAAGCCGCAGACATCCTACGTGAAAAAGGTGTAAAACGTGTAGGCCCGTACATGGTTCCACGTACAATGGCGAGCACGACCTCTGCGTGTCTCGCAACACCATTTAAAATTAAAGGTGTTAATTATTCAATTAGCTCTGCATGTGCGACATCTGCACACTGTATTGGTCATGCGGTTGAGCAAATTCAATTAGGTAAGCAAGACGTTATTTTTGCAGGTGGCGGTGAAGAACTGCACTGGACACTGGCAATGGAATTCGATGCAATGGGTGCATTGTCAACGAAATACAACGAAACACCAGAAAAAGCATCGCGTACGTACGATGCAAACCGTGATGGCTTTGTTATCTCTGGCGGTGGCGGTATTGTTGTTGTTGAAGAACTTGAACATGCGCTTGCTCGTGGTGCGCACATTTATGCAGAGATCACAGGCTATGGCGCAACGTCTGATGGTTACGACATGGTAGCACCATCAGGTGAAGGTGCTGTACGTTGTATGAAGCAAGCGATGCAAGGTATTGAAGGTGGTATTGATTATTTAAATACACACGGTACTTCAACACCTGTAGGTGATGTAAAAGAGTTAGGCGCAATCCAAGAAGTATTTGGTGGTAACTCGCCAATGATCAGTGCAACCAAAGCTATGACTGGTCACGCATTAGGTGCGGCCGGTGTTCATGAAGCGATTTTCTCACTACTTATGCTTGAAAATAACTTTGTAGCACCTTCAATTAATATTGATGAGTTAGATGAACAAGCACAAGGTTTAAACATCGTGACAGAGCGTCAAGATGTAGAATTAAATACTGTTATGTCTAACAGTTTTGGTTTTGGTGGAACGAACGCCACGCTTGTTATGAGCAAATACAAAGGTTAA
- a CDS encoding 4-phosphoerythronate dehydrogenase, which yields MKILADQNMPLVEQYFADFGDVERFDGRNLKPEQLKGVDILLTRSVTNVDKALLTQADKLKFVGTATIGVDHIDTDLLAERNIAFSSAPGCNAVAVAEYVISSLYALSQENASSLQGKTLGIVGVGSIGSCLRDKLSQLGMTLLLCDPPKHEAGELPNHTDLDTLLADADIVTFHVPLVKHGPHKTLHMLDKTRLSALKPGMTIINASRGDVIDNQALLDVFEQGAQLDCVLDVWENEPTILTPLLDYVRFASVHIAGHTQEGKARGTQMLYQKVCELEGVAALKSLEDFLPEPICHAVTLGETFSLDDIGRLVHLIYDVRRDDGILRSKLSSEGFDSLRKNYPPRREFNTLSVAANSACEATLAALGFRINE from the coding sequence ATGAAAATTCTTGCAGATCAAAATATGCCATTGGTTGAGCAGTACTTTGCTGATTTTGGTGATGTTGAGCGATTTGATGGCCGTAACCTAAAGCCTGAGCAACTTAAAGGGGTTGATATACTTTTAACGCGTTCTGTTACAAACGTAGATAAAGCCTTATTAACTCAAGCAGATAAACTAAAATTTGTGGGTACAGCAACGATAGGTGTTGATCACATTGATACCGATTTACTTGCTGAGCGAAATATTGCCTTTAGCAGTGCACCTGGTTGTAATGCCGTGGCGGTTGCAGAGTACGTAATTAGTAGCCTATATGCTCTAAGCCAAGAAAATGCCAGCTCTTTGCAAGGTAAAACGCTTGGAATTGTAGGTGTTGGCAGTATTGGTAGTTGTTTACGCGATAAGCTAAGTCAGTTAGGAATGACACTATTATTATGTGATCCGCCAAAGCATGAAGCAGGTGAGCTACCCAACCATACTGATTTAGACACTCTATTGGCTGATGCCGATATTGTTACTTTTCATGTTCCTTTAGTGAAACACGGCCCGCATAAAACGTTGCATATGCTAGATAAAACACGCTTGAGCGCACTTAAGCCAGGTATGACCATTATTAATGCAAGCCGTGGCGATGTGATTGATAATCAGGCGTTACTTGATGTGTTCGAGCAAGGTGCACAATTAGACTGTGTGCTTGATGTATGGGAAAACGAACCCACTATATTGACCCCACTGCTTGATTACGTACGCTTTGCCAGCGTACACATTGCAGGGCATACACAGGAAGGAAAAGCGCGCGGTACGCAAATGCTTTACCAAAAAGTCTGTGAACTAGAAGGGGTTGCAGCGCTTAAATCGTTAGAAGATTTTCTACCAGAACCTATTTGCCATGCAGTCACACTAGGCGAAACATTTAGCTTGGATGATATCGGCCGACTGGTGCATCTAATATATGATGTGCGTCGTGATGATGGGATCTTGCGTAGCAAGCTTAGTAGTGAGGGTTTTGATAGTTTACGTAAAAATTATCCGCCCCGACGTGAGTTTAATACTTTGTCGGTGGCCGCAAACAGTGCGTGTGAAGCTACATTAGCTGCACTGGGATTTAGAATTAATGAATAG
- a CDS encoding aspartate-semialdehyde dehydrogenase, translated as MSQKFNVAVLGATGLVGRQIIDTLEDRKFPVDQLFLLASSRSAGEEIQFRGEAIEVLDVEEFDFSQAHIGLFSAGGSVSEKYAPIAAEAGCVVIDNTSHFRNDFDVPLVIPEVNASSLADFRNRNIIANPNCSTIQMLVALKPIYDAYGIDRINVSTYQAVSGAGKEAVDELAKQTANLMNARPMDNAVFPKQIAFNVIPQIDSFEDNGYTREEMKMVNETQKILGDSSVVVNPTCVRVPVFFGHSEAINIETRMPVDLEHVKQLLNDAEGVELIDDLADYPTAVSDASGNDTVYVGRLRADISHPHGLNMWVVSDNTRKGAATNSVQIAEELIANYL; from the coding sequence ATGTCGCAAAAATTTAATGTTGCAGTTTTAGGTGCCACAGGTTTAGTGGGTCGCCAAATTATCGATACGTTAGAAGATCGTAAGTTCCCAGTTGACCAATTATTTTTACTTGCAAGCAGCCGTAGCGCAGGTGAAGAAATTCAATTTCGCGGTGAAGCGATTGAAGTCCTTGATGTAGAAGAATTTGACTTTAGCCAAGCACATATTGGTTTATTCTCAGCTGGTGGCAGTGTCTCTGAAAAGTACGCACCAATAGCCGCAGAAGCAGGGTGTGTTGTTATCGATAACACCTCGCACTTTAGAAACGATTTTGATGTACCACTTGTTATTCCTGAAGTGAACGCATCAAGCTTAGCTGATTTTAGAAACCGTAATATTATTGCCAACCCAAATTGCTCGACCATTCAAATGTTAGTGGCATTGAAACCAATTTATGATGCCTACGGTATTGACCGTATTAATGTGTCTACCTACCAAGCCGTGTCAGGTGCAGGTAAAGAGGCGGTTGATGAGCTTGCAAAACAAACAGCAAACTTAATGAATGCACGTCCTATGGATAATGCTGTTTTTCCTAAACAGATTGCGTTTAACGTTATTCCTCAAATCGATAGCTTTGAAGACAATGGCTACACACGTGAAGAAATGAAAATGGTAAACGAAACACAGAAAATCCTTGGTGATAGCAGTGTTGTTGTTAACCCTACATGTGTGCGTGTGCCAGTATTTTTTGGCCACAGTGAAGCAATTAACATTGAAACACGTATGCCGGTTGATTTAGAGCATGTAAAACAGTTACTAAATGATGCCGAAGGGGTTGAGCTTATTGATGATTTAGCCGATTACCCAACAGCGGTATCTGATGCAAGCGGCAACGATACTGTTTACGTAGGTCGTCTGCGTGCAGATATTTCTCATCCACACGGACTAAACATGTGGGTTGTGAGTGATAACACTCGTAAAGGCGCAGCCACAAATAGTGTGCAAATTGCAGAAGAGCTAATTGCAAACTATCTTTAA
- a CDS encoding FimV/HubP family polar landmark protein, translated as MRGLATLFLLASALVITPTYSNEGTTLKGPKGVDYGAQGRSIGPIKPTDTLWRIAAKVRPDNSVSIYQVMQALYEKNPSSFLDQNLNHMRDGAYLKIPTIAEMRAVNATLAKARSEQDDELWERKKNGTLTTAQINESQKKVTQARKVDVDEAKQELKQEINTIKAEQGTQLVELQKQFKSSVENVEEILEENNKLKNQLTGISKELETVRNQLGQDSEIQKQLKELIDKQNEIIEQQRAKKIEQDSGVNFSSLLSNPFVLGALMFIPALLVIGGVIMFLKKRNRNEPESTDDDEFLPQSPSFSSEEELDPIIDSDPLVPEPEQDSDDLSVRLDDDDLEQDMLPDDDIIFDDSIDDGFDEDDDNVLNQDELEGLLSDDIVFNDDTPEQAIEDDELDSFLQQDFDQSDDDGLGDEIDLDSEPSAADTSGDILSADDIDNLFENDDSLDDSLESSSSNDEMAALSEELAEEDFDIDSLIDEQQDAAEDTHASIDNDDIDDLLDEPSNEPDAELIDEDDFDIDSLIDEAQTDESELAPVEEGDLVDEDEADDAFDLDDIDSLIDEAAQDQNDAPAQVEPDADALVDEDEIDDALDIDDIDSLIDEAAQDQNDEPAQVEPDADALVDEDEIDDALDIDDIDSLIDEAAEEQSDEPAEVEPDADALVDEDEIDDALDIDDIDSLIDEAAEEQSDEPAQVEPDADALVDEDEIDDALDIDDIDSLIDEAAEEQSDEPAQVELDADALVDEDDIDDALDVDDIDALIDEAAEEQANEPTQVEPDADALVDEDDIDDALDVDDIDALIDEAAEEPAHVEPDADALVDEDEIDDALDIDDIDALFDEAAEEQAGEPAQVEPDADALVDEDEIDDALDVDDIDSLIDEAAEEPAHVEPDADALVDEDEIEDTLDVDDIDSLTDEDELDDSLNGDDELALDDIDELIQEANELKQDTQAQISELSDSEPSSEHDENLTDSLEDLADAEQAIDDTRVEELASELNDDADIDEVDIDEAINTDFSENSDDLLDDDDSLDEYDDPSLKSVDELLSEIGEEEEYVAAPDWSIDEPNEDFEEVEIDLGDDPLAEEERVDDVDLDAEDEPLSQDMVTPSQELEEYPELEFDELEAGEVVDETTNETELTPSQAEQDLADSLAAAGVDQLDDDFDDEILIDNEFTEDDLIDSDEENTQEGDNLLDLGTEHEQEQTLADKEPASTDDFSDISDDDIDDDFMADLTQTDFDALLNELAEPDDSHVADASEFDVDFNALLNEDLQIDDSNSDELETTEPNSTSPDTSASDEFVDIDSLLEQSDDEALDYEPYDDVDMDVGLSDFDDLLAGDNPTDVDAESGGYSAKLDLARAYIEIDDFDSALQAIEDVINNGPDEVQAEAQSLKAKLNG; from the coding sequence ATGCGCGGTTTAGCTACACTCTTTTTATTAGCGTCTGCATTGGTGATAACACCAACTTACTCTAATGAAGGCACCACTCTTAAAGGCCCCAAAGGTGTCGATTATGGTGCGCAGGGGCGCTCAATTGGTCCAATTAAGCCGACCGATACTTTATGGCGTATTGCGGCTAAAGTTCGCCCTGATAACTCAGTGAGTATCTATCAAGTCATGCAGGCTCTGTATGAGAAAAATCCATCGTCGTTTCTTGATCAAAACCTGAATCACATGCGTGATGGCGCTTATCTTAAAATCCCTACAATTGCTGAAATGCGAGCTGTCAACGCAACGCTTGCAAAAGCACGGTCTGAGCAAGACGATGAATTATGGGAAAGAAAGAAAAACGGCACGTTAACGACAGCACAAATTAATGAATCTCAAAAGAAAGTAACGCAAGCCCGTAAAGTTGATGTTGATGAAGCTAAACAAGAGTTAAAGCAAGAAATTAACACCATTAAGGCTGAGCAGGGTACGCAACTGGTTGAGTTGCAAAAGCAATTTAAGTCGTCTGTAGAAAATGTTGAAGAGATTTTAGAAGAAAACAATAAGCTAAAAAACCAACTTACGGGTATTTCTAAAGAGCTTGAAACTGTTCGTAATCAGCTAGGCCAAGATAGCGAAATTCAAAAGCAGCTTAAAGAACTGATTGATAAACAAAACGAAATTATTGAGCAGCAAAGAGCAAAAAAGATTGAACAGGACAGTGGGGTTAACTTTTCATCACTTTTGAGCAACCCATTTGTTCTGGGCGCGTTAATGTTTATACCTGCATTACTGGTTATTGGCGGCGTGATTATGTTTTTAAAAAAACGCAACCGTAATGAACCAGAGTCGACAGATGACGATGAGTTTTTACCGCAGAGCCCAAGCTTCTCTTCAGAAGAAGAGCTAGACCCTATAATTGACTCTGATCCGCTTGTGCCTGAGCCTGAACAAGATAGCGATGATCTTAGTGTTCGTTTAGACGATGACGATTTAGAACAAGACATGCTGCCTGATGATGACATTATTTTTGATGACAGCATTGATGATGGCTTTGATGAAGACGATGACAATGTTTTAAATCAAGACGAGCTTGAAGGACTTTTGAGTGACGATATTGTCTTTAATGATGATACGCCAGAACAAGCGATTGAAGATGATGAACTTGATTCATTCTTACAGCAAGACTTTGACCAATCTGATGATGACGGCTTAGGTGATGAAATTGATTTAGATAGTGAGCCATCTGCTGCAGACACTTCTGGTGATATTTTAAGTGCCGATGATATTGATAATTTATTTGAAAACGATGACAGCCTTGATGATTCGCTTGAATCAAGCTCTTCAAATGATGAAATGGCCGCCTTAAGTGAAGAACTTGCTGAAGAAGACTTTGATATCGATAGCTTGATTGATGAGCAACAAGATGCAGCAGAGGATACACATGCAAGTATTGATAACGATGATATTGATGATCTACTTGACGAACCGTCAAATGAGCCTGATGCAGAACTGATCGATGAAGACGATTTCGATATAGATAGTCTAATCGATGAAGCACAAACAGACGAGTCTGAACTAGCACCTGTTGAAGAAGGTGATCTTGTTGATGAAGATGAAGCAGATGATGCCTTTGACCTAGATGATATCGACTCACTCATTGATGAAGCCGCACAAGATCAAAACGATGCGCCAGCTCAAGTTGAACCAGACGCGGATGCACTTGTTGATGAAGACGAGATTGATGATGCACTCGATATCGATGACATCGACTCACTTATCGACGAAGCCGCGCAAGATCAAAACGATGAGCCAGCTCAAGTTGAACCAGACGCGGATGCACTTGTTGATGAAGATGAGATTGATGATGCACTCGATATCGATGACATTGACTCACTTATCGACGAAGCCGCAGAAGAGCAATCGGATGAGCCAGCTGAAGTTGAGCCAGATGCGGATGCACTTGTTGATGAAGACGAGATTGATGATGCACTCGATATCGATGACATTGACTCACTTATCGACGAAGCCGCAGAAGAGCAATCGGATGAGCCAGCTCAAGTTGAGCCAGATGCGGATGCACTTGTTGATGAAGACGAGATTGATGATGCACTCGATATCGATGACATTGACTCACTTATCGACGAAGCCGCAGAAGAGCAATCGGATGAGCCAGCTCAAGTTGAGCTAGACGCGGATGCACTTGTTGATGAAGACGACATTGATGATGCACTTGATGTCGATGACATTGACGCACTTATCGACGAAGCCGCAGAAGAGCAAGCAAATGAGCCAACACAGGTTGAGCCAGACGCGGATGCACTTGTTGATGAAGACGACATTGATGATGCACTCGATGTCGATGATATTGACGCACTTATCGACGAAGCCGCAGAAGAGCCAGCACACGTTGAACCAGATGCGGATGCACTTGTTGATGAAGACGAGATTGATGATGCACTCGATATCGATGACATTGACGCACTTTTCGACGAAGCCGCAGAAGAGCAAGCGGGTGAGCCAGCACAGGTTGAGCCAGATGCGGATGCACTTGTTGATGAAGACGAGATTGATGATGCACTTGATGTCGATGACATTGACTCACTTATCGACGAAGCCGCAGAAGAGCCAGCACACGTTGAACCAGATGCGGACGCACTTGTTGATGAAGACGAGATTGAAGATACACTCGACGTTGATGATATTGACTCGCTTACCGATGAGGATGAATTAGATGATTCACTCAATGGTGATGACGAATTAGCGCTTGATGATATTGATGAGCTAATACAAGAGGCAAATGAATTAAAGCAAGATACGCAGGCACAAATTTCAGAACTCTCTGATTCAGAGCCCTCATCTGAGCATGATGAAAATCTCACTGATTCACTCGAAGATCTTGCTGATGCAGAACAAGCAATTGATGATACTCGCGTAGAAGAGCTTGCATCGGAGTTAAACGATGATGCAGACATTGACGAAGTTGATATTGATGAAGCTATCAATACTGACTTTAGTGAAAACAGTGATGACTTGCTAGATGATGACGACAGTTTAGATGAATATGATGATCCATCATTAAAGAGTGTTGATGAGCTTCTTAGCGAAATTGGGGAAGAGGAAGAGTATGTCGCTGCACCAGACTGGTCAATAGATGAGCCAAATGAAGATTTTGAAGAAGTAGAAATCGATCTTGGCGATGATCCGCTCGCTGAAGAAGAGCGTGTCGATGACGTTGATTTAGACGCTGAAGATGAGCCATTATCACAAGATATGGTTACCCCAAGCCAAGAGTTGGAAGAGTATCCAGAGCTTGAATTTGATGAGTTAGAAGCAGGCGAGGTTGTTGACGAAACAACCAATGAAACAGAGTTAACACCGAGTCAAGCGGAGCAAGACTTAGCAGACTCTCTTGCTGCGGCGGGTGTCGATCAGCTAGATGATGACTTTGACGATGAGATTCTCATCGACAATGAGTTTACAGAAGATGACTTAATTGACTCTGATGAAGAGAACACACAAGAAGGTGATAACCTACTTGATTTAGGTACTGAGCACGAACAGGAGCAGACACTAGCTGATAAAGAGCCAGCTTCAACGGATGACTTCAGTGATATTTCAGATGATGATATCGACGATGATTTCATGGCTGATCTTACGCAAACAGACTTTGATGCGTTATTAAATGAACTTGCAGAACCTGATGATAGCCATGTTGCCGATGCCAGCGAATTTGATGTTGATTTTAATGCGCTTCTAAATGAAGACCTACAAATTGACGACTCAAATAGTGACGAGTTAGAAACCACAGAGCCTAACAGCACTTCACCAGATACCTCGGCCAGTGATGAGTTTGTGGATATTGATTCATTGCTCGAACAAAGTGATGATGAAGCGCTTGATTACGAGCCTTATGACGATGTGGATATGGAT